One genomic window of Rhinolophus ferrumequinum isolate MPI-CBG mRhiFer1 chromosome 23, mRhiFer1_v1.p, whole genome shotgun sequence includes the following:
- the LOC117016292 gene encoding beta-defensin 121-like, whose product MKLILLFLTVTLPLAQVIPVTKCWGKSGRCRTMCKESEVFYILCNAEAKCCVNPKYVPVNTGSSNSSGSLREPPAV is encoded by the exons ATGAAgctcattcttttgtttttgactGTTACCCTGCCACTAGCCCAGGTCATTCCAG TCACGAAGTGTTGGGGTAAGTCGGGAAGGTGCAGAACCATGTGTAAAGAGAGTGAAGTATTCTACATATTATGCAATGCTGAGGCAAAGTGCTGTGTCAATCCCAAATATGTACCTGTCAACACAGGATCCTCAAACTCAAGTGGAAGCCTGCGAGAACCTCCTGCAGTCTGA
- the LOC117016259 gene encoding beta-defensin 119-like, with translation MKFLFLFLAIFLAMEPVVSGSRRHILRCMGNVGICRPSCKKAEHPYFYCRNYQSCCLQSYMKINISGREDEK, from the exons ATGAAGTTTCTGTTCCTGTTTCTTGCCATCTTTCTGGCCATGGAACCAGTGGTATCAG GCAGCAGACGTCACATCCTTCGATGCATGGGTAACGTGGGAATCTGTAGACCCTCTTGCAAAAAGGCTGAACATCCCTACTTCTATTGCAGAAATTATCAATCATGCTGCCTCCAGTCCTACATGAAGATAAACATTTCCGGCAGAGAGGATGAAAAATGA